The region taagtaataaaggCTCAAAATAACCAAATTTCTTAATACAACACTAACCGAagggaataaataaatcagaattcccttttttaataaagtctgaattattaaaaaaataatagaaataaaaaatttataaacattaaattttattgttttaaaatataaatttattataaattattgttcaaactttatcttcatttaaaaaaagaaaatgaactGTTTGATTTTAACTAAACTAAGTAAGAAAGCTTTCTTTTGCAAAGAATTAagagatatttttgtttgttaatgaaaaacaGTTGTTAATATAGTAACTTATATTGactttgaagaaattttaaattgtttcaataaattaagtaaatataatatattgaacaGACATGTTAGTTAGTGTAATTGTTACTTCTCTGCATAAGAAAGCTTTCTTACTtagtttagttaaaattataaatattaaattgtactattttaaaatataaatttattataaattattattcaaattttatatttattaaaaaaaaggaaatgaatgtttgattttaactAAACTAAGTAATAAAGTTTTCGTATGTAGAGAAGTAccagatatttttgtttgttaaagaAAAAACAGTTGTTGATATGATATATTGactttgatgaaattttcatattgattcaataaattgagtaaatataatatattgaacaGACATGTTAGTGTAATTGTTACTTCTCTGCACAAGAAAGTTTTCTTACTTAGTTCAGTTAAAATCAAATACTTCATTTCTTAATAAAgttggaataataaaaaataaaagaaataaaaaaattataaatatttaattttactattttaaaatataaatttattataaattattattgaaactttatctttattaaaaaaaagaacatgaactgtttgattttaattaaactaagtaaGATAGCTTTCTTATGCAGAAAAGTAACAAAtacttttgtttgttaatgaaaaaacAGTTGTTGATAtgatacatataatattaacttaGATTGACTTTGagattttcaattgtttcaataaattaagtaaatataatatattgaagaGACATATtagtttgtataatttaataacataacttaatataaaggattatgagtaatatttataataaagcttatcattttctaaaatatttaagagaaaacaatcattttatatGCCTGAAAGTTCATATATGTTGGCTGCATACATtagaatacattaaataattttaaaaaaatatgttatgttaTGTATAAAGAGAACAGATTGGTGTTCATTAAATTGTCATTCAtgctaacattttaaatttataaaatgtcaacataattaaattaaaattaaaactactaaaatgGAAATGGTTCATTCTTAAAAGTGTGATTAATAAGGAAATTGACAAACATTAGtcataaatgaatcactgttaAACTTACCTGTGACAATTTGTTCCTCTGGACTTTTATCAGCAttccttttaaatataaagtcacCAAGTGCTCTAGAGAGGGCCAAATTTCCATTAACCCTATTACTGTTTACCCAACCACCTGCGGCAGTAATTCTATCAAGCTCTTCTTGGTTGCTTGGTTTATGATCTTTGGATAAAGGTTCTGCTTTGCCATTAATGCTGGCTACAGCCCTTGAATCTCCGACATTTGCACAAAACAACTTATTATTCTTGACCAACATTGTGACAGCAGTAGTTCCCGATTGTTCATGTTTCAATGACTCTTCCTCCAACATAACCCTATCCAATTCCAAGAATGCCTGCTTCATAGCCTCAGATATATTACCCTCCTTGTACTCACTCCtgttaataatgtatttatgcAAATGTTTACCAGCATAAGTGGCAATGTTCGCTCCCCCATGTCCATCGTAGACTGCAAAATAGGCAGCATCCTGATCATCAGGGAGAGAAAGGATGATTGTGTGTGAATCTTCCATGTTTATTCGCCATCCTTGCATACAACTTGAACCGACCCTAAACAGGGAATTCTGACAGCAAGCAGATTCCTTGACTGTAACAGGTTCTGAAAGTGTTTGACCCATAATTCTGAAAAACATGCCCGAGATTAATTATTTGCGTTTACTAGTCCTTATGCAATACTTTCGACATAATGGCTTTAGAAGTTTAACGAGTGAAATAccgaatataaacattttgacaTTACtgcgaattttaaatatcaatattggaTGGATTTCATGGATACTtacctaaatcaaaatttaactcTGTtctttttatgtgtttttaacATGTTCATTATGCACTATACAGAGTGCATGTTTGAATTCTTCCGATAAATACAAGTCTCAATGTGTCACGAGTATGCAGATGCAAAAACGCAATACTATTATATAGGTTATTTGTTCTCGTTAATACCAACATTACCTTAATAAATTCCCTAATCAATACGTGGGTCGATAATTTTCGTAtggttatttatataaaatatcagcCTTACATCATATTTTCATGGTATTCAAtggtattataatttgttatagacaagtaaatcaattaatcGCACACTATTATTtaggaaatattatttttacgtctttaatagtttaatatagattttttatcatGGCCTCTAGGCCTCTAGAGCTATTCccgtttttatttcaatattaatgttaaaaataaaaaatgtatgtaaaatgcAAAACGTTAATGATCGTAAAGTGCTCATAGATTTTTGTGATTAATCAGTTATTTCAGAGAGTGTTAGTTTTACTTAAAAACGAATCTCTAAATTAATCTGTCCCAAAATCAACGTAAATATCAGGAAACAATGCGAAATTTATGAGTTTAAGAATTTTGGGTAGTGACAAATACATGACAGGATTCaatatcaatcaataattaatttcgattTTGGGACGGATAAGTTTGAAGAATTGTATGTTTTAAATCTAGATGTTATCAGTACATACCCGTTTAATttcactattttatataaactatatttacaAAGATTCACTAAATAGTAATGCACTGTTTTGAACAAGAAAGACACTACATTTGTAGTACCAAGGAAACATAAGACATTCAGGTAAAGACCaggtaaattttgataaactcTAGTATAATTTCAGTtcattttcttagaaaattcttaatattgaGTACATATAActcagaaatttattatgggtatttatcaatttattgtcaatttattaaactactgtgtagaaaaatattggaaagCATATCTTGTTAACATAAGTCTGGATTTTAGTTACGTCAACGTGGCAACCATGGAATCACTAATACATATTAtcgatatattgaatttaattcatctatttattatgaaaaccaAATATTAGGCGAAATATTAACTGAAAGTGatctaaagtttttaatattgtatcttttaataataaatgaagtctcccaaaattattttaactaatatatattttactatgagTTTCGGTTATTTCAatgaaaaccaaattttatacgtctagaaataatattgtttattattgttactttTTGTAGtgcattaatttgaaattctagGTACTTTCCATTTGTCAATTCGGTTGGTATCAGTGCAAGATGGCGTCCGATAAACCCGGGATCGTTGAACAAGGTAAATAAAATTCGagtataaacaaaatgaacGAATCAAATTTCTACAAAAGTGCATCCATTCTGCACATACATggaatatgtatattttaatatatccaCGATGTACGAAATAAGCCACGACAAATTTCTTCCTAATGACCAACTCCGTCACTTGTCATATTAATAATCGATTTCAGAGCAAGAGGATCAGGTTTTATCCGACGAGCTCGTTGAGAGCCTAATGAGTATGGAAAATTTAGACAGGCCTTCTCCAGAACTGTGGCCTgaaaaaagtaagtaatgtTCTGTAATTCAGATCTTCAAATATCGACGTTTTAATGTTAGTTCCAGGTATAAGAGATTTCATTAGTAACTTCCAGAGTACGCCTCAGAGTGTTTCAAAATCCCCTTATTCTAGGGAACTAACGCCTGaagatcaaaattatttacatcgtaagtatttaatttgttttatttaatgttggttaaattttctattttgttgtataaaattactcTTTAAACTCACTTTTCACTTGTatcataatttgtttataaataggaatataaatattattatggagATCAGGCAAATAGTTGCATGTTTTCAAGAGTACTCATTTGTTGTTATGAAAACGACTACAGTTAAGTTTCATAATATGgttttgtattaattgtttcaaaaacaCCTCAATAACTAAATGCTGTAAAATTAATCTGGAGCTGATGTCagttattcatattaatttaacaatttttaaatatgtaaagtaGAATAAAACTGTGTATGAGTCTTAACATGATTATcagaattaatagttttttttacagtAGGCCTACACAATGTAACACTTAAATTGATACTTAAACATTGATTAACTATTTACcgctatttattaaaatccttAATTACTTAACATAGTTATAGTTTTACCACTCAATTTACTGCCTTGTACAAAAGTTATGTCACTATTTTTTTGTGCCATTTACAAAAGTGTATAATCAGATGTTAAACTACCacacaaatattttccaacagtgatatataaattatgaaaaattttcgtTCAGTTTCTAATTAGTTCATCTTGTGTTACTGTGGGTTAAAGCTTTAAACCttagtatttttcaattattaagtttaaaacagttttagattaagcaaaaataaactatCTGGACAaagcaatattattatttattttcgtataattaaaaagttctaCAGAACTAAAAATTGCTGAAATTGCATCAaatttctattgaaaattttcgtGTTCTTTTGTCTGATTTGAGGACCttgaaacttaaattaaaagactaagttttgtttatgttaataatatatatatttttatttatttttccagaATTAGCATCTTTGTCTACTGCAGGATTAATATCCAAAGTTAAAGAATTACATGACATCACTTACCAACTGGGTGTTGAAGAATCAAGGGAGGTCACCAGaggaaaatacttaaatttattcaacaaaccaaagaataatacttaattaaaagcCTGGGACTTGTGCTCTGTGATTTTGTAAAGTGTGACTTTTCATTGTACAAAACTATAGTATGtctttatattgttaaaatgaaCAGAATTGTAcatgatatttttgattaaatattctgTACTTGTTCattgtatttatgtaaataaatatttgaaataaaatagcaaTTGTTCTCAAATTATactcgtttttaatttaaagctgATTGATACGCGTATtcgaacaaaaattttaaaattttagtctaCGTGGAAATTATTCTTGTTACGAAAGATGATGGAAGTTGGCATTGCAAATATTCCGAAAGAAGTACGCGTCTCATTGTTTACAACATTATTGTTTTCGAGCTTGAGTAATTTGTATCAGTTAAGCTCAACACACACCTCTTTCATCagtatgttaatgttaatttatttcaacatcttcaattactttaaattaagactaaactactaaatatttgttgtttattgttggtaattggaaatttataagatgtttgtaatatgtaaatggaaataacaaaattattaaagtaaaaaaaaaacgtattgtactgaaaaatttctattgaaatcaa is a window of Aethina tumida isolate Nest 87 chromosome 7, icAetTumi1.1, whole genome shotgun sequence DNA encoding:
- the LOC109605466 gene encoding probable protein phosphatase 2C T23F11.1 isoform X2, with amino-acid sequence MGQTLSEPVTVKESACCQNSLFRVGSSCMQGWRINMEDSHTIILSLPDDQDAAYFAVYDGHGGANIATYAGKHLHKYIINRSEYKEGNISEAMKQAFLELDRVMLEEESLKHEQSGTTAVTMLVKNNKLFCANVGDSRAVASINGKAEPLSKDHKPSNQEELDRITAAGGWVNSNRVNGNLALSRALGDFIFKRNADKSPEEQIVTAYPEVEERELTPEWEFIVLACDGIWDVMSNEDVIAFVRKNIALGVDPEEICEELMMQCLAPDCDMAGLGCDNMTVVIVALLHGGTYDALRDKCASSLSQDATGTDAEANAEAAPEEASTRLGDGDDTEVKEPVE
- the LOC109605466 gene encoding probable protein phosphatase 2C T23F11.1 isoform X1: MFFRIMGQTLSEPVTVKESACCQNSLFRVGSSCMQGWRINMEDSHTIILSLPDDQDAAYFAVYDGHGGANIATYAGKHLHKYIINRSEYKEGNISEAMKQAFLELDRVMLEEESLKHEQSGTTAVTMLVKNNKLFCANVGDSRAVASINGKAEPLSKDHKPSNQEELDRITAAGGWVNSNRVNGNLALSRALGDFIFKRNADKSPEEQIVTAYPEVEERELTPEWEFIVLACDGIWDVMSNEDVIAFVRKNIALGVDPEEICEELMMQCLAPDCDMAGLGCDNMTVVIVALLHGGTYDALRDKCASSLSQDATGTDAEANAEAAPEEASTRLGDGDDTEVKEPVE
- the LOC109605468 gene encoding protein lin-52 homolog, which gives rise to MASDKPGIVEQEQEDQVLSDELVESLMSMENLDRPSPELWPEKIPGIRDFISNFQSTPQSVSKSPYSRELTPEDQNYLHQLASLSTAGLISKVKELHDITYQLGVEESREVTRGKYLNLFNKPKNNT